The genome window AGCAGCATCACGGCTCCCGCGATCAGCGGGCCCACGGAGATCATGAAGACGACCGCGGCGATGAGCTGCATCCAGACCAGCATCGGCAGGCGGAAGAACGTCATGCCGGGCGCCCGCAGGTTCATCACCGTGGTGAGAAAGTTGATGCCGCCGAGAAGGAACGACGCGAATTCCAGCGCCAGCGCGAGGATCCAGAGGTTGAGCCCCCAATCGACGCCCGTGTACTCCGGCTTGGCCGACAGCGGCGGGTATCCGGTCCATCCCGCCGAAGCCGGTCCGCCGGGAACGAAAATGGAGGCGAGCAGCGTGACGGAGGCGAGAAAGAAGACCCAGACGGAGAGCATGTTCAGGCGGGGAAAGGCCATGTCTCGCGCCCCGATCATCAGCGGGATCAGGAAATTGCCGAAGACGGCGAGCAGGAAGGGCATGGCGACGAAGAACACCATGATCGTTCCGTGCATCGTGACCAGGGCGTTGTAGACGTCCGGCGAGACGTATCCCCAGCCGGGAACCTCGGCTTCGGGGCGCGCCAGCTGCCACCGGATCAGATACGCGGTGGCGCCGCCGAACAGCCCCCAGAACATGGAAAGCGCCAGGTACTGCTTGGCGATGACTTTGTGGTCCGTGGAAAAGACGTAGCGGCGCAAGAAGCCGCTCGGCTCGGAATGTACGCTGTGGAAATCGCGGCTCACGTTCGACCGCCTCCTACCGCTGCTTTCGGGCCGCGAGCGCGTCGGTTTCCGCGAGCCGCTCGGCCAGCCATTTGTCGAAATCCTGCTGCGTGTGCACGTAGAGCATGCCCTTCATGCCCGAGTGGCCGAACCCGCACAGCTCCGCGCACGGAATCTCGTATTCCCCGGGTTGCGTCGCCTCGAACCAGACGGTGATCTGCCGACCCGGCACCACGTCCTGCTTCAGGCGCAGGTGGGGAAGGAAAAAACTGTGGATGACGTCTTTGGACGTGAGGACGACGTGGATCACCTTCCCGGCCGGCACGTGGAGGTTATTCTCCACGTGCAGGTCGTCGGGGGTGTCGAACGAACCGTCGCGGCCGGGAAAGGTGAACTCCCAGTTGAACTGCTTGCCGGTTCCCCGGACGACGAGGGCGGGCGGCGGGGGTTGCCCCTTGATTCGCGCCCAGACCTCCGCGCCGCGCAGGTCGAGAAAGACATCGAGGACGATCACGACGGCGACCGGCACCAGGACCCAGGAGAGCTGCTTCCAGCCGCTCCCGGTGACGTAGGCGGCGCGTCGGCCGACACGGCGTCGGAAGCGGAAAGCGAAATAGACGATCAGACCTTCGGTCAGAACGAACCAGGCGGCGGTCATGTAGAAGATCAGCCAGAAGATGCCGTCGACGTCGCCGCCGAAGGTCGACACGTTCCGAGGCAGCCAGCTCGACATAAAGCCACTCCTTGTATCTCGATTGAGCGTTGCCGGGATCAGGCGTTGCCGGCGGCCACCCAGGAACCGTCTTTGAAGATCGCCGCGAGGATTTTCGCGTCCTCGGGGCCGGGCAGGACCTCCTTCAGGTGGCGCTGATGCTCTTCCGGAGAAAGGAGCACGCCGTCGACGCTGTAAGGCTTGCCGGCGTACTCTCCGATCTCCCGGTTGAACTTCAGGTCGGGCGGGCGCAGCCTGGGCTGGTCCGCGGGAACCCACTGGTTGAGTTGCTCGATGATCTGGCAATTCTCGCGGTAGTAAAGCTCGCGCGACTCCTCGTTCAGCCGGTCCAGGTCTTTCGGCGGAGCGGACGCCTCGGCCTCGTTGAAGCGTCCTTTGAAGCCCCAGCGGTAGAAGCGCGCCGCCGAGCCGGAACGGTCCTTGCCGAGAAGGTCGTAGCCGGTGGACAGCCACTTGTTGAGGTACTTCTGCAGAATGGGAATCGGAACCTTCCCCGCCTTGACGACGCGCGCGAGCCCGGTCTGGCCGGTGAACAGATGGAAGGCCTCCTCCTTGAGCATCGGCCCCATGCTGCGCGACAGGGGAGCGAAGCTCGAGCGGCGCAGCATCGTGAGCTGGTACTTGCCGTCGCGATCGATGAAGCAGGTGTAGGTGAAGAAATCGATCCAGTTGTCCACGGGCTTGTTGAAGGCGCCGAGAAGCCGCGTGCCTTCGTAGGCCCTGCGCTCCAGCAGCTTGCGCGCCTCGAGCTTGCCGGAGTCGCCGAAATGGCTCACCAGGATGTGGCACATCTGCCAGCCGTGGCGCATCTCCTCCCGCATCACGCGCAGCAGACACTGGCGGTCGTAGTCGCTCGGAGCGGTGTCGACGAGCTTGCGCTGCTGCTCGGAAGAGGCGAATTCGGTGTCGCCCTGATAGTAGATCAGGTGAAGCAGCGCGTCGCGCATGTCCTGCGTCGGAATGTCGAGCACCTTGGAGAACTTCTTGCGCCCCTTGAACTCGCCGAATTCGATCTCGTCGTGCGTTCCGCCGTCGTAAAAGGCGTCGAAGTTATAGTCCTTGATCAGGGAAGAATCGAAACCGATATCCTTCTGCCACTTGAAGAAGAGATCCTTCCAGTCGTCGAAAGTTGCGATCTTCTGCGCCATCATGCCTCCTGGGGTAATCTTCGTGCCGGCTTTTCTCCCGGGCGTCCGGAAAATTTCAGACGGCAGTCCCGTGCAACGCGCCCCGGCGCGCGGCTGCGCCTGTGCGCCGACCGCGCGAGTCCGGGGGGATGCCGTTCCTCGATTTCACTGGACCTTGGGATGCCGCACCGAATGGATTGGCTTGTTGCGCGTCGATTTTCGCAAGAGGAATGCCAGCGAAGGGTCGTGGCAATCGGCGTGTAAAATCAGGCACTTGCTTCGCCCCGGCCGATGCGCCATTCCTATCGCTCGGAATGGATGCGACCTGTGTTCCTAAAATCTGGAATGAGGAGGCGCCGTAACGGAGCGCCTGCGGCAGG of Candidatus Zixiibacteriota bacterium contains these proteins:
- the coxB gene encoding cytochrome c oxidase subunit II; the protein is MSSWLPRNVSTFGGDVDGIFWLIFYMTAAWFVLTEGLIVYFAFRFRRRVGRRAAYVTGSGWKQLSWVLVPVAVVIVLDVFLDLRGAEVWARIKGQPPPPALVVRGTGKQFNWEFTFPGRDGSFDTPDDLHVENNLHVPAGKVIHVVLTSKDVIHSFFLPHLRLKQDVVPGRQITVWFEATQPGEYEIPCAELCGFGHSGMKGMLYVHTQQDFDKWLAERLAETDALAARKQR
- a CDS encoding Phenylacetic acid catabolic protein, which codes for MAQKIATFDDWKDLFFKWQKDIGFDSSLIKDYNFDAFYDGGTHDEIEFGEFKGRKKFSKVLDIPTQDMRDALLHLIYYQGDTEFASSEQQRKLVDTAPSDYDRQCLLRVMREEMRHGWQMCHILVSHFGDSGKLEARKLLERRAYEGTRLLGAFNKPVDNWIDFFTYTCFIDRDGKYQLTMLRRSSFAPLSRSMGPMLKEEAFHLFTGQTGLARVVKAGKVPIPILQKYLNKWLSTGYDLLGKDRSGSAARFYRWGFKGRFNEAEASAPPKDLDRLNEESRELYYRENCQIIEQLNQWVPADQPRLRPPDLKFNREIGEYAGKPYSVDGVLLSPEEHQRHLKEVLPGPEDAKILAAIFKDGSWVAAGNA